In one window of Anaerolineae bacterium DNA:
- a CDS encoding GAF domain-containing protein, which produces MSHKQKTKAQLVDELAQMRRQMLELEALSRAGAILGSSLNYAAVLDCILEQMGRVVSHDAACIMLVEGEIARIFRWQGYAGFGSQNFFARFTFKIADTPCLRMARNSGQPSIISIAENEPSSIYGLEQTWIKSHLTAPISFRERLVGFLNVDSATPDCFNQADGERLQTFATAAANALKNAELYDRARQEIVDRVAALKKERNFVAAVLETAGALVMVLNSQGRILRFNRACEQTTGYSLDEVRGKYFWDLFVTSNQVESVKAIFRALRAGQRQNKYEGRWWTKDRRERLIAWSNTVLLDNRGVVEYIISTGIDITERRQLEERLEAIHYMGRELNLLHDEVAILKMTLETAAFLLRFRSAGYGLVDEATGQLNYYYYPVRGASKKLEVGLPLDTGNRIDELASRYEQIISAAADPEETLPVLALAEQAGSWLSVPMKVSDRVIGVLDVEIQQPDQFSVTDHQLLQTLADQTAVAIENARLHYEAQKQVDELATMSMVSQTITSTLDLEGTLTGIANHTVRLLEAMAASVVFQDEERGDLWFYTASGQASDVVRGMRLSAGKGIVGWVIEHGEPALVPDVTQDPRFFGDFDQQTGFTTRSIICVPLQTGEQTIGAIEVMNKQIGSFSQKDLRLLSWLATPAAIAIQNARLFQQVQIGHQRLQSLSRRLVEVQETERHHIARELHDEAGQALTSLMVGLRLLEREANSSQTVVAQVAELKRTTNDILENLHRLAINLRPASLDHLGLVAALRQYIKNFDQQHDNLTVQFEMIGLGDGRLPPAVETNLYRIVQEALTNVVRHAQATRIAVLLERRGDQMLTIVEDNGVGFDPQAAEQNSRLGLLGMRERAEMLGGTLVIESTIGTGTTIYVEVPYVHTHSDSR; this is translated from the coding sequence ATGAGCCATAAGCAAAAAACCAAAGCCCAATTGGTGGATGAATTGGCCCAAATGCGCCGGCAGATGTTGGAATTGGAGGCGTTGAGCCGGGCCGGCGCTATTTTGGGCAGCTCGTTGAATTATGCGGCGGTGCTCGATTGCATTTTGGAGCAAATGGGCCGGGTGGTGTCTCACGACGCCGCGTGTATTATGCTGGTTGAGGGCGAGATTGCCCGGATTTTTCGCTGGCAGGGGTATGCCGGGTTTGGGTCCCAGAACTTTTTTGCCCGGTTCACCTTTAAGATTGCCGACACGCCATGTTTGCGTATGGCCCGCAATAGCGGACAGCCGTCAATTATTTCCATCGCCGAGAATGAGCCTTCGTCTATTTATGGACTGGAACAGACCTGGATTAAGTCGCACCTGACTGCGCCGATTTCTTTTAGGGAACGTCTGGTTGGTTTTTTGAACGTTGACAGCGCCACGCCGGATTGTTTTAATCAGGCCGACGGGGAACGCCTGCAAACCTTTGCCACGGCTGCGGCCAACGCCTTAAAAAATGCCGAATTATATGATCGCGCCCGGCAAGAGATTGTGGATCGCGTGGCGGCCCTGAAGAAAGAGCGTAACTTTGTGGCTGCGGTGTTGGAGACCGCCGGGGCCTTGGTGATGGTGCTCAATTCTCAGGGGCGGATCCTGCGTTTTAATCGCGCCTGCGAGCAAACCACCGGCTATTCGTTGGACGAAGTGCGCGGTAAATACTTTTGGGATTTGTTTGTTACTTCAAATCAAGTAGAGTCGGTTAAGGCAATTTTTAGGGCCTTGCGGGCCGGCCAGCGCCAGAACAAATACGAGGGCCGTTGGTGGACCAAAGATCGGCGCGAGCGTCTCATCGCCTGGTCGAATACGGTTTTGCTGGATAACCGGGGCGTGGTGGAGTATATCATTAGCACCGGCATTGACATCACCGAGCGTAGACAATTGGAAGAACGGCTGGAGGCCATTCACTACATGGGGCGGGAGTTGAATCTGCTCCACGACGAGGTGGCCATTTTAAAAATGACCCTGGAAACGGCCGCCTTTTTACTTCGTTTTAGAAGCGCGGGGTATGGGCTGGTGGATGAAGCCACCGGCCAACTCAACTATTATTACTATCCGGTTCGCGGCGCATCGAAAAAACTTGAAGTGGGTTTGCCGCTGGACACAGGCAATCGTATTGATGAGTTGGCGTCTCGTTATGAGCAGATCATTAGCGCGGCGGCCGATCCAGAAGAAACGCTGCCCGTGCTGGCTTTAGCAGAGCAGGCCGGTTCGTGGTTGAGTGTGCCCATGAAAGTGAGCGACCGGGTGATTGGGGTGTTGGATGTGGAAATTCAGCAGCCTGACCAGTTTTCGGTGACGGACCACCAACTTTTGCAAACCCTGGCCGATCAAACCGCCGTGGCCATTGAAAATGCCCGCCTGCATTATGAAGCGCAAAAGCAGGTTGACGAGTTGGCCACCATGAGCATGGTGAGCCAAACAATCACCTCAACGCTGGATTTGGAAGGAACGTTGACCGGTATTGCCAATCACACGGTCCGGTTGCTGGAGGCGATGGCGGCCTCGGTTGTGTTTCAGGATGAGGAGAGAGGCGATTTGTGGTTCTATACCGCTTCCGGTCAGGCCTCTGATGTTGTCAGAGGGATGCGCCTTTCGGCCGGAAAGGGAATAGTGGGTTGGGTGATTGAACATGGTGAACCGGCGCTGGTGCCGGACGTAACGCAAGACCCTCGTTTTTTTGGCGACTTTGACCAACAAACCGGCTTTACCACGCGCTCAATTATTTGCGTTCCTTTACAAACCGGTGAGCAGACGATTGGCGCGATTGAGGTGATGAATAAACAAATCGGCTCTTTTAGCCAAAAAGACCTGCGCTTGTTGAGTTGGTTGGCTACGCCGGCGGCCATTGCTATTCAAAATGCCCGTTTATTTCAACAGGTTCAGATTGGACACCAGCGTTTGCAATCCCTTTCGCGGCGATTGGTGGAGGTGCAGGAAACTGAACGCCACCATATTGCCCGCGAATTGCACGATGAAGCGGGGCAGGCTTTGACTTCGCTCATGGTGGGTTTGCGTTTGTTAGAACGGGAGGCAAATTCTTCTCAAACTGTGGTTGCCCAGGTGGCCGAATTGAAGCGAACGACCAATGACATCCTGGAAAACCTGCACCGGCTGGCCATCAACTTGCGCCCGGCCAGCCTGGATCACCTGGGCCTGGTAGCGGCGTTGCGCCAATATATTAAAAACTTTGACCAGCAGCACGATAATTTGACGGTGCAATTTGAAATGATTGGACTTGGCGACGGGCGCTTGCCGCCGGCGGTAGAAACCAACCTGTATCGTATTGTGCAAGAAGCCTTGACCAATGTGGTGAGACATGCTCAAGCCACGCGGATTGCCGTGCTCCTGGAGCGACGGGGGGATCAAATGTTGACCATTGTTGAGGATAACGGCGTTGGTTTTGACCCCCAGGCGGCGGAACAAAATAGCCGGCTGGGGCTGTTAGGCATGCGCGAACGAGCGGAAATGTTGGGGGGGACGTTGGTGATAGAGAGCACGATTGGCACTGGCACAACAATTTATGTGGAGGTTCCTTATGTCCATACCCATTCTGATAGCCGATGA
- a CDS encoding response regulator transcription factor — MSIPILIADDHGVLRAGLRALLSEEADLEVVGEAAGGQEALRLAGELSPEVILLDVSMPDLGGIEVTRQLKEILPEARVLILTVHEDESMLQEAIQAGASGYIVKRAVESELIDAIRAVARGDLYVHPAMTRALLKEVSPAATSRHSPVESPTPREIDVLRYIAQGYTNRQTAETLNLSVRTVESHRANLMSKLGLKSRVELVRYARENGYIE, encoded by the coding sequence ATGTCCATACCCATTCTGATAGCCGATGACCACGGCGTATTGCGGGCCGGCCTGCGCGCCCTGCTCAGCGAAGAAGCAGACCTGGAGGTAGTGGGGGAGGCCGCCGGGGGGCAAGAGGCTTTGCGTTTGGCCGGTGAACTCAGCCCGGAAGTTATTTTGTTAGATGTGAGCATGCCAGACCTGGGAGGGATTGAAGTGACCAGGCAGTTGAAGGAAATATTGCCCGAAGCGCGGGTGCTCATTCTAACCGTGCATGAGGATGAGAGTATGTTGCAGGAGGCTATTCAGGCCGGAGCATCGGGTTATATTGTTAAACGGGCGGTTGAATCTGAACTCATTGACGCCATCCGCGCCGTGGCCCGGGGCGACCTGTATGTTCATCCGGCCATGACCCGGGCCTTGTTGAAAGAAGTTTCGCCTGCGGCCACGTCCCGTCATTCCCCGGTTGAGTCGCCTACCCCCCGCGAGATTGACGTGTTGCGTTATATTGCCCAGGGCTATACCAACCGCCAAACGGCTGAAACCTTGAATCTCAGCGTGCGGACGGTTGAGAGCCATCGGGCCAATCTCATGAGCAAATTAGGCTTAAAAAGCCGGGTTGAGTTGGTGCGCTACGCCAGGGAGAATGGTTACATTGAGTAG
- a CDS encoding histidinol-phosphate aminotransferase family protein: protein MPVPRATIVPPAIHGARDYEELQRLGLNPDDIIDFSTNSNPYGPHPAVLQAITQAAANPAIARRYPDRDCLALRAAIAAVDDMPPDNILPGNGATELIHLIALAFVKPGSRHLILSPTFGEYTRAIQLMGGNIYEQRPSTTHHLRLEANEVTAAIRRLQPDGVWLCNPNNPTGQYWSAAELAQFRSAAPAHKTLWVFDEAYRHFVKNEKAGPADNLGCAEEPNVIRLRSLTKDYSLAGLRLGYAVAAPSLIQILQAVQLPWSVNSLAQVAGRAALHSEVITWRKQSLARLHQNAAKLWANLAGIGFFVHPTTTTFALIAVDHAPGYRNKLLARGLLVRDCTSFGLPGYIRLAAHRAAANQKLVEAMGNFDRASSSRKDPSG from the coding sequence ATGCCCGTTCCTCGCGCAACTATTGTGCCTCCGGCCATCCACGGGGCGCGTGATTATGAAGAGTTGCAGCGCCTGGGTTTAAACCCGGATGATATAATTGATTTCAGCACCAACAGTAACCCCTATGGCCCTCATCCGGCGGTGCTTCAGGCTATCACCCAGGCCGCGGCCAACCCGGCCATAGCTCGCCGCTATCCTGACCGCGATTGCCTGGCCCTCCGGGCCGCCATTGCCGCGGTTGATGACATGCCGCCGGACAATATCCTGCCCGGCAACGGCGCCACCGAGTTGATCCACCTGATTGCCCTGGCCTTTGTCAAGCCCGGCAGTCGTCACCTCATTTTATCCCCCACCTTTGGCGAATACACCCGCGCCATTCAGTTGATGGGGGGCAACATCTACGAGCAGCGGCCCTCAACAACGCATCACTTGCGCCTTGAGGCCAACGAAGTGACCGCCGCTATTCGCCGTTTGCAGCCGGATGGGGTATGGCTCTGCAACCCCAACAATCCCACCGGCCAATACTGGTCTGCGGCTGAGTTGGCTCAGTTCCGGTCCGCCGCCCCGGCCCACAAAACCTTGTGGGTGTTTGATGAAGCTTACCGGCATTTTGTCAAAAATGAAAAAGCCGGGCCGGCGGATAACTTGGGCTGCGCTGAAGAACCAAACGTAATCAGACTCCGCTCTTTGACCAAAGATTACAGCCTGGCCGGGTTACGTTTGGGTTATGCAGTGGCTGCTCCCTCTCTTATTCAAATTCTGCAAGCCGTACAGTTGCCGTGGAGCGTTAATAGCCTGGCCCAGGTGGCCGGAAGAGCAGCTCTACATTCTGAAGTGATAACCTGGCGAAAACAAAGCCTGGCCCGGCTGCATCAAAATGCGGCCAAACTGTGGGCCAACCTGGCCGGGATTGGCTTCTTTGTTCATCCTACTACCACCACCTTTGCCCTAATTGCCGTTGACCATGCTCCTGGCTACCGCAACAAGCTGTTAGCCCGGGGTTTATTAGTGCGCGACTGCACCTCGTTTGGCCTGCCCGGCTACATTCGCCTTGCTGCGCACCGCGCGGCAGCCAATCAGAAACTTGTGGAAGCAATGGGAAATTTTGATAGGGCGTCATCATCAAGAAAAGACCCCTCAGGTTAA